The genomic stretch GTCCCCATCTGCCCCACGGCTACGAGAGCGAGAGGACGCAGCCGCCTCCCATGGCTTTTTATCGAGCTCCAGGATGGATTCCACAATGCACTCAGTCGGAGACAACTCTGCCTGAGCCAGTGCCGCTGGAGGCACATTCCCTGTGTGCAGCGCTGCTATTTTACGCTTGGTGTCGCATTTCAGATCCGACCATTTCTTGATGACCTCTCCAACTTCGCGGTCACACTCTCCAATCTCATTCACACGCTCTGTAATCTCCGCCCACTTCCTCCTCTTTACGTCAGATGGGACCCCTGTGTTAAACTtacctaaaaacacacacaaacaacacagtaacaatttaaaatcaattaaaaaatgcTCTTTTCCATTGATGAATTTCCGATTGCAAACGATACTGTATATTTGATCTGTAAAGACATGCAGATCTCCAACAAAGCTGATAAATAAtccagttttatttattattttatgttactgttagttatttaattttattatttttttcctcctctgcttgtatttataaataatgttgCACGTTAAGACACCTTTAACATAACCAAGGACATTTTACAActaagcacaaaaaaaaaaacactttatcaTTTCTCTGAATAAGCAAGTATAAAATAAGAGAAAACACTTACCAAAATGCATCCAACAAGAAACGATGTCCTATGCATTTACACAGGAACAAAAAACATGGTGGCAAACAATAAGCTCCAGTTCTAAACTTTTATGCTGATGAAAACCTACCTCCTCTAGCGTCATATTTAAACAGCTCTagaatttgaatttaaattagtttatgctctgcttgtttgttttttcaattgtttctcagtgtttttttcattaatatactCAAACCACCCCAGCTCTCTTtacccacactcacccacaaCTATGTGCCGGTTCTTCCGCACCTCATCCAGCAGAATGTGAACTTCGCTGAACGTGAAGTTGGCTTTTCGCTTTTTGTAGCGGACTGTATTTTCCTGGCTGAGATACAGCGAAGAAGAGGACATCCTTACTCCTCTCCTTCACCAAACTCCCAATCCCTGGTCTTGAGATATCTGTATGgacaaaaaacacattaacaacacatggCTATTTCAGCCATGGCCTAAAGGTTAAAGTGGCTGGCTTTAACAAAATCGATTTGTGCAAATGTTGCTCAGTATTGCTCTATTGCATGCTTATACAATTAAATAAGTAGCATGTTTATGGTTTTACAAgccattagtttaaatataggATTAGGCTAAGTTCTGCaggaattttaattattttgttaaatataaattattttacatcCAGTGAGTGAGCTTAAGCCCTTGTTGCGTGATAGCAAtccacaactaaaaaaaaagaaaatcagttCAGCTACTCTGGGCTGTATTGCACAGTTAGCCAGATAATTAAAGCCCAGATTTaaggactgtccaataggaatgtcCCCAATGCGCTTTTTACTATAattgcagaaatgaaaattacCATCCACCCAAATAATACGTGCTCTGTTGTGAACATAAGGGGTCCTGGCCCCTGAAGGACAGTGTAAATCAggctaacaaagtatacagagcaacagatggaatacAATCTGCAAATGCAGAACGGCAAAGTGTTCCTCTATGGTCAGTTAAGCTGAAATAATGGGACAGTAAATGCATATATACAAATAAGCGTATGGtttaaaaactaaagaaaataaTACTGAAATAAGTTTATAAAGCACAATTTTAATTCATTAACTGGGCAGAGCGGTCAATCTGGAGATATAAACGGGCACAGACTTATTAAACGAcggaaaataaaacatactgTGAACCTTCACAACAAAGCTGCCCCTCCGTGTGAGGCGCCATCGTGCTTAGCTAGCCAAAATAATACAGCTAGctagaggggaaaaaacaactaaaatacAGATTTAACGACTAGAAACACGCTATAAAACCCTTAAATAGTCATTCTCTTGTTTTAAGAGGTAAAAACAAGAGCGACTCGCTCAAAAACGAAACAATCCAGGTCTTTACGCGCTGTAATTGTAACAATAGTGAATCGCCTGTTTCTGTATggaattctccgttccaccttaaatggtacctCAGCTGCATTAGGGAGCTCAAAGCGACCTAAAATAACTGtggtaccatttaaggtggaaaggagaaTTCCATACAGAAGCTGTCGAATATGAAACAAACTTCAGCTTCGTccattataccacagttagggGGGGATTTATAGACACTTTATAAAGTTCAAAGAGTCCTCACCGCCCAAAGTAAAACCATTTAATGCAGATTTACCTCCAAATGTtattattggaataaaattcGCGTCCGAAATCTAGAAAGTTCGTAGCGACGCACTCCGTCTCCACCTCCGCGACAGGACCCTGCAATTACACCCTTCTTCCACAAATGCCATCTAACGGCGCTGTTGAGCCTAAACTTACTACAAACAACAGCTTAGCTAAAGCTAGAGGTTGTGTTTACTCAATATAAATCACTAAAATGTCCTTAGTGTTATATCGACTTCAGTGAATCCTTAAATATCTTTCATTGATAAAATGTGCATTCCAAAATAATTTCGTTTTCAATAGTAAAAATAACACTGAACAAACTGGACATGTTTTATGTAAaccaaattaaacaaataaatgacaacacaagttttaaaatttttcttAATAtcctttatttaatataaaataggaCATTGGGCACTTCAGCTGTCCACTCGTTCCTCCGTTTCACTTTGGCAGCCCAGCTAGATACATGCTCTAATGGCACCGCTTTGTTTTACATACATGTCATATACTATGCTGTACATAAACTCCATGTTCGACCCTATTGATTTTCAGAGGACTCTTTGTAAAGATGTCTCTTGGCACCTATTCATATAAATGATTTTAGCTAATATATGTAACATTTAATAGGATTAACATCAGTAACATTTAATAGGATTAACTAAAAACGTAAATAAGCACAGGGGCATTGGAGTAATTCTGGGGTCTCGTGCTTGTTTTCTTCGTGTTGTGATAGAGAGAGTGCATGGCGTTAATGGGCTGTTGTAAATGCAGGTCATTTGTATGAAAGCAAGGTCAGTTTGCCACAGATGTTCAGTAGATGTTCAGGAGTACATTGTCAGTTGTAGCCACTGAGAACAGAGTGATAGAAAAATTAAGTACAACTATACTATCTAACAGTACAGTTCAAAATTGTTACTATCAATGAAAAACATACGGTAGAAATGTAtcaaaaaatgaaatatcaaACAACACAATCCACAAAATGTCAGAACACCTGATTACTTCTCATTTTGCTTAGATCAATATAAACTAAACACTAGTCAGTAACtttacaatgtaaatttaacaGCGATTCCGGACTCCTCACCTCCTTGATATTCACTTTGATGGTGCCATTGTTGTCTTTATCCAGAGTCTTAAAGGCACCTGTGAGAAGAGcaaaaacagaattatttaAACAGAAGGACAATTTTACTTCATTTGAACAAAACAATTTTATCtaataacagaaaatgtaatgtgtCATTCTAATATACCttacaaaaatgacaaataatagAATGCACATTAAGGTTGTATTTGAGaacttcattatttaaaaatctggcagcatggtggtgccgcaggtagtgtcgcagtcacacagctccaaggacctggaggttgtgggtttgagtaccactccgggtgactgtcagtgaggagcttggtgttttctccctgtgtccttgtgggtttcctctgggtgctccggtttcctcccacagtccaaaaaaacatgctggtaggtggactggtgactcaaaagtgtccataggggtgtgtgtgtggccctgtgaaggactgccgcccactccagggtgtgtccctgccttgcgcccaatgattccaggtaggctctggacccaccgcgaccctgaactggataagcgcttacagataatgaattaattattttaaatctgaataatataaaatacaatttatGAAATATAGTTCAGACAATTAATAGTTATGGCACAGCTGGAAATTTAGAGCTGGCAACATGGACAATAACTTTATGAAGTTTGTTTATGGATTAATGTGGCTTGCAGCTAAAGCTATAGGTTCTGCAGGAACATGCCCAGCAGATATAAACATCAAATGCTAACACCACCCTGTCCTCTAGGGGGTGCTGTAAGTTAACTTCCAGCTAGTAATGAATCAGCTGCAATAACACACAGCAGAGGCCATTTTGGAGCTCAGAAATCCCAATCCATTCAGCGTGTTATTAAATCAAAGGATGAATATTATACAGACcaagtgtatatttattatttaaaatcttgCTAATTTCCCTTTATAGCTACTGATATTAGCCTTGTACATGTTATTATGATTTATTTGACCATATTGTTTATCATCCATAAATTGTTTTGCCATTATCTTTCtgcttttatttgaatttatatatatatatatatatatttatcttctTCAGTCTTTAACTCCCTATAAAGATCAAAGATGACTACATGTGACCACAAGCTAAGGAAGGGGTCCCAAATACACAGTCTTCCTACACTAAGTACAACCCAACTAGAGCTTCATCAGGATCAGTGAGAGACATGGATGGGAAGCAGTGTTTGTAATTGAAATAATGAACTCACGGCACATGGCGTCCAGACGAACCAAGCATCCAATATAGTTATCAAAATCCATGTTTCCACTCTCATCACTGTATCTGCGGATAATCAGCTTGTAGAGCTGGTCATTCAGAGGaaaacctgcacacacacacacagtatgatAATTGCCTGTAGTGAATATTCTGTACAAGAATGTGGTCACTTGAGCAGAGTTTTACCTGCAGCACTGAAAGCTCCGGGCAGTTCATCTGCTCCGATCATACCAGAACGATCTTTATCAAACTGTTTGTAGATAGcctgaaacaacaacaaacacacacaatacctACAGTAAACCAATAAGGTGGACTGGGGTGTATCGTTccctgaatatatatatatatatacagaagcTGTTATTAAAACTATTAAGGGAGCCGCTATTTAATTTTTGTGAACTAAAATGTACCCAATAACACAGTTCAGTGCACAGTTCAAACAAACCCAATGACCTACATATTACctcatacacaaacaaaaatcaaacaTATCCATAAACAGAGCAGTTTAGTTGTGACACTCACCTGATATTTCTTGATATTATTCCACAGGTGTTTGAACTCATGGAAGCCCAGTTTTCCTGTGCTGTCAGACTTATGCAGTGTCAGGATCAACAACAAACATCTTTTAACCTGGATTTTCAAAATGATTTCTCAGAGAAACCAGTGCTTTcaaaaggaacactagatagtatttttatcataaaataaaaaatatatatataaaaataacaataataataatttgtgatGCTCCAGTAAGCTAGTATAACCTGTCATGGCACAGCTTTGGAGAAACTGGACTATGTTACTTAGGGGAGAGTAGGAAATGTGGTCCACCTAGAGAGCAAAGCCAATTGTGCTCTCTTGGACTTCCAGACTCAGACACCTGTGGTATTACCAGGGATAAAACCGGTATTCTCATACACTCATCATTGAATAGAGAAGGATACATCCATGACAGCTACCATACTCCTGCAGGATTCAATAGTGAAGCCGTCAGTCTTCAGATCACCATCTgcacagacaaaacaaaaatgagcTTCCATCCAATCTTGGTGTCGTTTACTGTTAGAATCCTGCACTATTTCAACTCCAGAAATCTTTGTGGGTGTTCTGGAGATTCAAGGCCTTcatataattaaaaagaaaaatgtataaatcacTGCATTGCAGATAGGTAGATGCCTGGTTCTATTCACCTCAACTGAACAGAAATCTGAGAATCTACAATCAACTCTATAATCAAGTTATAGAGGAAGTTTGATAGAAAATTCAGAGAAATTTTGTGGAGCTGTCCTTTAGTACATTTTTAAGGTGTATTTGCAGCATGCAATTTAGGAAGCCATATAATTGTAATGCTGGTATTTGGTCAGCAAGGTACCTTACTTACGTTTAGTGATTATTTTGTTGAGGATGTTCATCAGTTCTCCAGGGCTCACCTCCATGTCCTGcgacagcaacacacacactgatgccctgtgtaattgtgtgtatatatgagaaATACATAGATAGATATGCACTCACATCTCCAGCGAGCTGCTGGAACACTTTCCGGAACTGTCTTTCCTCATCTGACTCATTCGCCTCAGCATACGCTAATGGTCTGCGAGGTGGAGGctacaagacacacacacacaaaaatacctGTCAGAATAAAATCTACTACTACAGAGAGCAAAATTAACAACATACTATTAATAACACACAGGCTACGAATAAATGGATGGGAAGGCATACCAAAAAAAATGGATACAGAACATTTTCATGTTCAATACAAGTTTAGAAGCAGGGTTAGTTTAAAGCTGACATCTTTTAACATATGTTTGGGTGTAATCTTAGacgctgttttttttccccctcaccttgctaatgtgtaaattaaaaCTTAAATCAGACGTCTTCCATCTAACTGATGTTAAAGTCCTTCTACTAGTGTACAAAGCTCTTAATGGTTTCGCTCCCTGCTACATGTCTGAGTTCTTGTTTATGTCTTTTCATGACCCTACAAAGTCCTCCTCAGAAAACTTTGGGAGCAGCCTTCATCCACTAGGCACCCAAACTGTGCAAGTAATAAACAGGCAGACTCAGGCTCAGCGGACATTTTAAACCACAATTTGAAACATAGCATATGATCAGTCACATGATTTCAGCATTATTCATAATTAATTacttttacatattttctttaaattgaTAATTGTATTACTtgctttttcatttcatttgttcCATTATCTCATATAGAAAAGATTCTTTGTTTGGTTCTCCTTGGATTGAAGGTTTATTTGgctgttcttgtgttgttcatccTATTTTTTGTGGATATGTAAAAGCCCTTCAAAACTGCTatagaaataaaatgtgattataattattaaactcGGGCGGTATAACGACAGCACCGTATACCgctgtttaaaaatgtggacgatATCATAAACCGAGGGCGGTAATTATGACGTATGTGTGGCGTGTCATTTCTATTGTGTCTTTTTAAAAGTCGGCTcaaatgttcatgtgcatttaagagcgccacagggagggggcgctatgggagctcactgactgctgatgtcactgtctgaaaacgggtgggggataaaacacaagcccagtttTCCACCGCAGTGCGAGTTTAGCGGTGAGTttagataataaaataaataaataaaaaggagtGGAAGAAAGCTGCAAACTGacaaaattctcagaaaatccttcaatcgactttgtgctcacaggtatgtggctttatcctctaaatgtgtgttttaagcCTGTACaccgtcttatttcacttatttttcgaacttttctgttccttcagcaccagttgctgaaatttaCTCTCTCAGAAACGCGTTTTTATCGTCAAAACGTGTGTCAGTGTTCACTGtcgggctgtgtttagctaaattcactcgactttgtgctcactgATATAGCATATCTAAGGTTTAGCGCAGCCCGAGAGACCACCTCCTCCCCACGGTAATACCGTATACCGCGatattttgagacggtatgaaaaatgttgatACAGCCTTACTATAATTACATTACAGCCCATAATAATTACTACAAAAATAGGCAAATGGACAGTAAAGAATACTGTCAAAAcagaattttttatatatataattatataatcattatatgtaaaaatataactTAATATCAATATGTAGAGTTAGTTGACAGTACCACGTGCACGTGATTCCCTTTTAATTAATGTCTTTATGCTACAAAGATATCTATAACAATTAGATTAGTGCTCTAACAATGGCTGGTCCCATTTACGATGATAAACACCTGTTTAACCAATGTACTGATGGGTCTCTGAGCTGTAATATTAATCACTGCTATGGATTAATGATGTAAAATAACAATGATCCAATGATGGGGTATTCGAGAaccacacacattagagaagaCACACTTGTGTGTAATACtatcacatacaaacaaacaaaaagaataaGCCTCATCACTTACAGGGTCTGAGGGCACGAACATGCCAGGACCCAGGTTGCTGTGAACGGAAGAGAAAACAACGTCATGATAGAAATTTCACATAAAAGTACATTATCCATAAAAATCCTTTACTTGAAGGACATCTCAACCATATAAATCAATTTTAAATGCATTAGTTCTTCTATGTTTtacaaattaatacatttaatcaATTTCCAGCCcatcaacccacacactgtgtctGCTGTCCAAGTAAGAAAACCTGCgataaaacaagttgttctgattctgctcctgATGTCAAGTGCTGAGACTTTAatattgccccgcccccttgtctgagtctttccaatcacagcgctaaATCCATGTTCATATGTGAGCACGCATAAGAGAacagagtaaaaatggagaaatcaAGAACAGAGAAGGGAATTAAGTGAAAACGGCTACAAATGAGAGCAAAACAAAGgcaaagcttaaaaaaaaaaaaaaagctaaatgtTTTTTGCTATCTGTAAATTCATGGGTCAGGATTAATCTAGATTATACTACAGTTAGTTCTGACCTTGCAAAATTGTCTGAGAGACgttccaggagtgccaatattacaCGATATTGTCACTCTGACCAAATCTCTTCAGGTATCACTctgcaaaatacatgtaacctagcaacgtcACCAGCACTTACAAGACAGCACTGTGCCTGAACTTTTTCACCCAACGGGAAACCGGTTCCTTTCCGTTTGCACATTGAATTATGGTACAGTGGAACGTTAAATActtaaaggggggggggggatgctACATCTATGTCAAATCACATCAAATCTAATTGATtcgtatagcactttttacaacggATGTTCTCACAACGCAGCTTCagagaattccagtaaagacagaacatgaaatgtaaaaccccagatgagcaagccaggggtgacaATGGCAAGACAAATTCCCCTTGttgctgaggaagaaaccttgggaggaaccaagactcacaaggaGGGATCTATCCTTCCATGGTCAATCTACCGACAAATtattgacaaaaataaaaaggaccCTATCCACCAAATAGGTCTGTTGTTATGCTCACGTGTACTGAATCAATCATATATAAGGAGGacaatatttgtattattcttattaattgttgttgtagtagtaatagttaggagtccatgaaaatTTCAATATAGGGTGGGCAGCTAGTCCATGGCAAGTGGCAGTAGCtagagcatgggcagctgggcTGGAGCAGGTAGCAGGAGAGTTTGACAGTCATCCAATCAGTATCCAGCTGGACAGGTGGGCAGCTGTCCACTCAGAAAAAGCGATACTCTAGAGTGATACTCAAATACTCACTTTTAACTTGGAGAGAACTTGCCATCTTttaatatatgatatatatttatatatcactACGCTCTGAATCCGCTGTAAACAATggttaaaccatgacattttattgacttgaCGCGTTTATCTCTACTTCTGTCCTGATGTTGACAGAGAGCAGCTCTGAATAATGCAGCATTGTTTCTCAACAAATCTGGTGTGAACACGGACCGGCTCGCTAGAGAGAACCAAAGTTAAAAAATCCTGGATGGGTCCAACATAGCACAAGTTAAAGATCCAGAATTcgttgaaaagagcaaaagggaatgtgagagtgactggaacTGTTATACCTTGTGGAGGATTGATAAACAAACCAATTTCCTTATGTTAAAACCTATTAATAAATGGTGGTTATGAACTATGGTATAAGCGCAATAATGCACTCGAGGTTCATACTATAGCATGAGATATTTGCACTGGTGTACTGATCTTCGACCACAGCGCACCAATGCAAATATCTCACGTTGTTAGCACTCCCCCTCGTGTATTATTGCTTAATTAACTTTGCAGGAGGGCAAAAGGCTTTCTGATATACCTTCATGTCCCTTCCATACCTCTCAATATTTGAATTAAAAGTAAGGGAACGTGAGGGGACAGAAAACCCACCACACTTACCATTATCCACAT from Hoplias malabaricus isolate fHopMal1 chromosome 2, fHopMal1.hap1, whole genome shotgun sequence encodes the following:
- the capns1a gene encoding calpain small subunit 1a: MFTAKQIIGGLIDVVSNLGPGMFVPSDPPPPRRPLAYAEANESDEERQFRKVFQQLAGDDMEVSPGELMNILNKIITKHGDLKTDGFTIESCRSMVAVMDSDSTGKLGFHEFKHLWNNIKKYQAIYKQFDKDRSGMIGADELPGAFSAAGFPLNDQLYKLIIRRYSDESGNMDFDNYIGCLVRLDAMCRAFKTLDKDNNGTIKVNIKEWLQLTMYS